In Methanobrevibacter sp. V74, the sequence AAACACAAAATACACACTCAAGACCTAACAAGTTGACAGTCCCATGTTTTACATTCCTAGAAACTTAAGATTTTTCATGTGAAATTTTTTATTAATTCTGTTTATTTGATAACGTTGTTATATTATTTTGGGATTAGGATTTGATTTTCGTAAGTTTTTTATATGATTTGTGAACAGAACTATTAAACAAGATGTGAAAACTCACTAATTTTTGGTGAAATTATTTGATTAGTGTGTTTTTTTCTTGTTTCCTGGATGTTTATTATAAACATCCGGGGTTTTTCGTTCTTTATTATTGTATTGATTTTCTTTATATTGTATTAGTTCTTTAGATGCTTCTTTTACTATAAAATCGATTATTTGCTCTCTTTTCGTTTGCGTTTCAAATATTAGGTCAAATAAGAATAAATAGATGTTTCCCGTTATTTTTGCGAAATTCGACTGATAAATTATTTTTTCATCTTTATTTCTGGGTATTCTTGTTATATTGTTTTCTGCATGATTTTTAATTGTCATTGCTAGGTTATAAACGAATATGTGGGCGTGAAAATCTTGTTCGATTATTGTTCTTCGAATTCCGCTGAAATCTTCGATTTCGATTAAATTTTTTAATCTGTCAAATCCAGTTTCAACTGACCATCTTTTACCATATAATTCTTTTAAATCTTCTGTTGAGAATTCTTCAGATGTTAAATTTGTTGCAAGTATTTCAGGTTCGTTCTTACCAATATCTACTAATGCTATGCGAATTTCTAATCGCCCCATCTTTCTTGCTTTTTCTTTTAAATTTTCATCATCAAAATGACTTAATCTATTATTTGTTAAATTTATTTTTATAATTTCATCATTAGTCTTCATTTGTTTGATTAAATGTCTAAATACATTTTTTGGTAGTCTTATTAAAAATTTAGAGTTTAAATCAATGGTTTTTGCCATGAGTTCGATTGATGGATATCCTCGATCGTAAATGGTAATTAATTTTGTAATGTTTAATCTTTGTTTTAAGTTCTCTAAATGTTCAATTGCTAAATCTACTTCATTTATTGTTGTTTCAACAATTTTTGCTGTTAAAATATGTTTAGAATGAACGTCTAAAAGACATGAAACTCTTGCACGAATTCTTTTTCTTTTAACAGGTTTTCATCACCAACAGGGAATTCTTCACGTGTTAAAGTAACATTGGGAAGATCAATAATACTTCCATCACAAGCACTAACAATATATCCTTTAAATTTTGAAAATCCAGAATATTTGCCATATAATTGGTCAATAAAAGATTCATTCATATCAATAAAAACTTTTGGGTCAATGAACATTCTTTGTTTTCCAATTCCTTGGCTAGAAATTGTTTTAAACTTCTTATTCAATCCTATTGTGAAAAATCTAATCGTTTCAATATAAGATGTACAGCTTCTTTGAGAAAGAATAAATGTTGTATACTCTTTTTGAGTCAATTTTTCTATCTCTAATAAACTTATTATCTTCAGTTACATATTTTTCAGATATAAAAACATCAAATAAACTGAAAAAATCTTTGACAAATCTATCATAAGAATACATCAATCCAACCCCCAATCAAATAAATTCATGATTAAAAAACTTTAATTACTTATATAAATATATATATAATTAATAATATTTAAAATAAACTATTAATAATTATTAAAATTAGATATAAATAAATTAAAATTAATTAATAAAGTATTAAAATAAATAATAACGGATTAAAGCAAAATAAATCAAAATTAGCAATTTTCAATGAATAAACAATGATAAAAAAAATAAAAAATCTTAAGTTTCTAGGAATGCATGTTTTAATTAAAGTTTATTAATATGATTAAATAGAAATAGAAATGTATATTTTATTTAATTGATAATCTAACAAAAATTCAATTAATATTTTTAAGAAATAGGTGAACTTAATGGATTTAGTAGTAGTAAAATTTGGTGGAACCTCGGTAGGTGATGGTTCTAGAATCAAAAAAGCGGCGCAATCAGTCGTGAATGAATATATGAAAGGTAACCAAGTAGTAGTTGTAGTTTCAGCTGTAAATAAGACTACTGATGACCTCATCGGATTATCTGATGAAGCTATTGGTAGAAGTTTAACGGATAAACAAAAGGCAGAAATCATGGCTATGGGTGAATTGACCAGTGCTAGGTTATTTTCAGCAACTATCGAATCTTTAGGTGTAAAATCAGAATTTATTGATCCTTATAGTGAGTTATGGCCAATCAAAACTGATTCCAATTACTTAGAAGCAAAAATTGATTTTAAT encodes:
- a CDS encoding transposase, translated to MRARVSCLLDVHSKHILTAKIVETTINEVDLAIEHLENLKQRLNITKLITIYDRGYPSIELMAKTIDLNSKFLIRLPKNVFRHLIKQMKTNDEIIKINLTNNRLSHFDDENLKEKARKMGRLEIRIALVDIGKNEPEILATNLTSEEFSTEDLKELYGKRWSVETGFDRLKNLIEIEDFSGIRRTIIEQDFHAHIFVYNLAMTIKNHAENNITRIPRNKDEKIIYQSNFAKITGNIYLFLFDLIFETQTKREQIIDFIVKEASKELIQYKENQYNNKERKTPDVYNKHPGNKKKTH